A stretch of the Jeotgalibacillus haloalkalitolerans genome encodes the following:
- a CDS encoding helix-turn-helix transcriptional regulator: MNREQVIHIISDKMKLIRTENGFSQDKMAEILGISKKTLVQIEKGRTLPGWNTVVAVTALFHQSEVLQNSLGDEPLEVIRLVTFEHGVGPVNRTLGGKVWWKDIRSAGSYTLQQNLISQHYRILDPQRFRWFSTFDEKEAYHRLEELRDDRKS, from the coding sequence TTGAATAGAGAACAGGTTATCCACATCATTTCAGACAAAATGAAGTTAATCAGGACAGAAAACGGCTTTTCTCAGGATAAAATGGCTGAGATTTTGGGGATATCTAAAAAAACGCTTGTACAAATTGAAAAAGGCCGTACATTACCAGGATGGAATACTGTGGTGGCGGTGACTGCTCTTTTTCACCAGAGTGAAGTGCTGCAAAACAGTCTTGGAGATGAGCCGCTTGAGGTGATCAGACTGGTGACATTCGAGCATGGCGTGGGGCCGGTTAACAGAACCTTAGGCGGAAAAGTATGGTGGAAGGACATCCGGTCAGCTGGCAGTTATACACTGCAGCAGAACCTGATCAGTCAGCATTACCGGATTCTTGACCCTCAGCGGTTCAGATGGTTCAGTACATTTGATGAGAAAGAAGCTTATCATCGACTGGAGGAATTAAGAGATGACAGAAAGAGTTAA
- a CDS encoding GGDEF domain-containing protein, with protein MLDPITLGAVVFVLAIISAIVMTITWKMNIQERGLDMWAWAAIIGGLGFLPLLFVPIIGSYAAVLNNLATLLTPILILEGIMRFKGYHKERLRLLIFIMTFIYATSFILLFREMPNARFLVFDSLVTIIFFLSAFFLLWKSTGLERKIYMISAATFILIGSSFAGRWFLALNGAFEANFESHPYTSFLFFMVIIWTVGWTYGLSIAVNVRNHNRVMKLATHDYLTGLPNRKYLDSYIEQLLHSGTKKPFVLYSLDLNGFKQINDLFGHKTGDDVLVKMAESLRDFAWGQHTAVRLGGDEFVVIMQQSIDKQSISHTKKAIREAVENDKKIDAGTINLKTSIGYAAYPIDGQTMDELLIKADAQMYKEKSYRKACSEINSAEFQI; from the coding sequence ATGCTTGATCCGATCACGCTCGGAGCTGTTGTCTTTGTACTTGCAATAATTTCCGCTATAGTGATGACAATTACGTGGAAAATGAACATCCAGGAAAGAGGACTGGATATGTGGGCGTGGGCTGCGATCATAGGCGGACTCGGCTTTCTTCCTCTGCTTTTTGTACCCATTATCGGCTCATATGCTGCCGTTTTGAACAATCTCGCTACATTACTGACGCCTATCCTGATCCTTGAAGGCATTATGCGCTTTAAGGGCTATCATAAAGAGCGATTGCGCCTGCTGATTTTTATCATGACGTTTATTTATGCAACTTCATTCATTTTACTTTTCAGGGAAATGCCCAATGCACGTTTTTTAGTTTTTGATTCACTGGTCACCATTATTTTCTTTTTATCTGCATTCTTTTTACTTTGGAAATCAACTGGTCTTGAGAGAAAAATCTATATGATTTCAGCTGCCACTTTCATACTGATCGGCAGTTCTTTTGCCGGGAGATGGTTTCTGGCATTGAACGGCGCTTTTGAAGCCAACTTTGAATCACATCCTTATACGAGCTTCCTGTTCTTTATGGTCATCATCTGGACAGTCGGCTGGACTTACGGACTCAGCATTGCAGTCAATGTCCGAAACCATAACCGCGTCATGAAGCTCGCTACACATGATTATCTGACAGGTCTTCCAAACCGGAAATATCTCGACAGCTACATTGAACAGCTCCTTCACTCGGGTACAAAAAAGCCATTTGTCTTATATTCATTGGATTTGAACGGATTCAAACAGATTAATGATCTTTTCGGGCATAAGACGGGTGACGATGTACTCGTTAAAATGGCTGAATCACTCAGGGACTTCGCCTGGGGTCAGCATACCGCTGTCAGACTGGGCGGCGATGAGTTTGTTGTCATCATGCAGCAGTCCATCGACAAACAGTCTATCTCTCATACGAAGAAAGCGATCAGAGAAGCTGTCGAAAATGATAAAAAAATTGATGCCGGCACGATTAATTTAAAGACCTCCATCGGCTATGCCGCCTATCCAATAGACGGTCAGACAATGGATGAATTACTGATAAAAGCAGACGCTCAAATGTATAAAGAAAAATCTTATCGAAAAGCATGTTCAGAGATTAACTCAGCAGAATTTCAAATTTAA
- a CDS encoding threonine/serine exporter family protein, which translates to MEQYLEEQYDIMDVCLLAGKIMLESGAETYRVEDTMMRIAKNYGIKESHSYVTPTGIMFSIETEEPTKTKLIRISDRTTDLKKVMLVNSTSRRIANGELDVPQAYRILKRIYKDDETYALMTRIAAAAVSSGCFLMMFQGSWADFIPAMIIGGLGFASVVYVHDLVLIKFFSEFMAALVIGLLAAGAVMTGLGQELDKIIIGSVMPLVPGLLITNAVRDLIAGHFISGLSKGAEAFLTAFAIGSGIAVVVTLL; encoded by the coding sequence ATGGAACAATATCTTGAGGAGCAGTATGACATTATGGATGTTTGTCTGCTGGCCGGGAAAATTATGCTTGAGAGTGGAGCTGAGACGTATCGGGTGGAGGATACAATGATGAGGATTGCAAAGAACTATGGCATTAAGGAGTCCCATAGTTATGTCACCCCGACTGGAATTATGTTTTCAATTGAGACGGAAGAGCCGACCAAAACAAAGCTGATCCGCATTTCTGACCGCACCACTGATCTAAAGAAAGTGATGCTTGTGAATAGTACGTCTCGCAGGATTGCAAATGGGGAGCTGGACGTTCCGCAAGCTTACCGTATTTTGAAAAGAATCTATAAAGACGATGAGACGTATGCATTAATGACGCGTATTGCGGCGGCTGCAGTTTCAAGCGGCTGCTTTCTCATGATGTTCCAGGGGTCATGGGCCGACTTTATTCCCGCGATGATCATTGGCGGACTGGGTTTTGCGAGCGTTGTATATGTGCATGATCTCGTACTGATCAAGTTTTTCTCTGAATTCATGGCAGCACTTGTGATTGGTCTGCTGGCTGCAGGGGCTGTGATGACAGGGCTTGGTCAGGAGCTTGATAAAATCATTATCGGCTCTGTTATGCCGCTTGTTCCCGGGCTTTTAATTACCAACGCAGTCCGCGATCTGATTGCAGGGCATTTTATATCCGGCTTATCTAAAGGGGCTGAGGCATTTCTGACCGCATTTGCGATTGGTTCAGGAATTGCAGTAGTTGTGACGTTATTATAG
- a CDS encoding cold-shock protein yields MNEGTVKWFNAEKGFGFIEVDGGEDVFVHFSAITGDGFKTLEEGQKVSFEITQGNRGDQAANVVKL; encoded by the coding sequence ATGAACGAAGGTACAGTAAAATGGTTTAACGCAGAAAAAGGATTTGGATTTATCGAAGTAGACGGCGGCGAAGATGTATTCGTACACTTCTCAGCTATCACTGGCGACGGATTCAAAACTCTTGAAGAAGGTCAAAAAGTTAGCTTTGAAATCACTCAAGGCAACCGTGGCGACCAAGCTGCTAACGTTGTAAAATTATAA
- a CDS encoding PstS family phosphate ABC transporter substrate-binding protein translates to MTERVKENIFRVSAAIFTGFFAVFIVAIASFFALLIGGERFMYTAIGVGAALYILFILRLFHLVKGKKLAYTAAGLMTAVALTIGSMAAYDAYLVSITNSAEVDLTVYEPFESGTKAVSMTQEASLHLEEPLPELDGATALYPLYSAFVQAVYPEDDYPHVGNSNQTVMATKTDEAYSRLIAEETDMIFVAGPSERQELAAKHAGFEFELTPIGREAFVFFVNTKNPVDSLTVEEIQGIYSGEITNWKEVGGEDEEIQAFQRPDDSGSQTALEKLMVGIPIMEAPAEEIVTGMGGIIKETSDYRNHGNAIGFSYRFFSTEMVRDGDIKLIAIDGVHPSAESIRDDSYPLSAEFYAITVGERTENEQKLIDWILSEEGQWIVEETGYVNVE, encoded by the coding sequence ATGACAGAAAGAGTTAAAGAAAATATTTTCAGAGTGTCCGCAGCTATATTTACAGGATTTTTTGCAGTCTTTATTGTCGCGATTGCGAGCTTTTTTGCCCTGTTAATTGGAGGGGAACGCTTCATGTATACAGCGATCGGGGTCGGCGCAGCACTCTACATCTTATTTATACTCCGCCTGTTCCATCTCGTAAAGGGCAAAAAGCTTGCTTACACAGCAGCCGGTCTTATGACAGCTGTGGCTCTGACCATCGGCAGTATGGCAGCCTATGATGCCTATCTTGTGAGCATAACGAACTCAGCTGAAGTGGACCTGACAGTCTATGAGCCGTTCGAGTCAGGTACGAAAGCTGTATCCATGACCCAGGAAGCGTCACTTCATTTAGAAGAGCCCCTACCTGAATTAGATGGTGCAACTGCACTTTATCCACTGTACTCAGCATTTGTGCAGGCCGTATACCCGGAAGACGACTATCCACATGTGGGTAACTCGAATCAGACAGTGATGGCTACAAAAACGGATGAAGCTTACAGCAGATTGATCGCGGAAGAAACGGATATGATTTTCGTCGCCGGTCCATCGGAAAGACAGGAGCTGGCTGCTAAACATGCAGGATTTGAGTTCGAACTGACACCAATCGGCCGGGAAGCTTTCGTCTTTTTTGTTAATACTAAAAATCCTGTAGATTCATTAACTGTAGAAGAAATTCAGGGAATTTACTCAGGTGAAATTACAAATTGGAAAGAAGTTGGCGGCGAGGATGAGGAGATCCAGGCTTTCCAGCGTCCTGATGACAGCGGAAGCCAGACTGCACTTGAAAAACTAATGGTCGGCATTCCAATCATGGAAGCACCCGCCGAAGAAATCGTAACCGGCATGGGCGGTATCATTAAAGAAACATCTGATTACCGCAATCATGGAAACGCAATCGGTTTTTCGTACAGATTCTTCTCCACAGAAATGGTGCGAGATGGGGATATCAAGCTGATTGCCATTGATGGCGTCCATCCCTCTGCTGAATCAATCCGTGACGACAGCTACCCGCTTTCAGCCGAATTTTATGCCATTACAGTCGGCGAACGGACTGAAAATGAGCAGAAGCTGATCGACTGGATTTTGTCGGAGGAAGGGCAGTGGATTGTGGAAGAGACCGGGTATGTGAATGTTGAGTGA
- a CDS encoding acrylyl-CoA reductase family protein, protein MKMTFKAVMVDLKDDQVEAKVTDVTEEQLPKGEVLIRVAYSSVNFKDGLAGLKDGKIVQSYPFIPGIDLSGTVESSEDSRFKKGDPVIATSYDIGVTHFGGYSEYARIPADWVVPLPEGLSLREAMIFGTAGFTAALSVHRLEKEDVTPESGDVLVTGATGGVGSMAVAMLAAKGYQVTGSTGKSSEHEYLKSLGASNVISRDEVYDGGKIRPLNKGIWAGAVDPVGGDSLASVLSKMKQNGAVAVSGLTGGTKVPATVHPFILRGVSLLGVDSAYCAMPLREQIWKRLGSDLKPELLEEMVDREVELQDVPHAMSEIIESKIRGRVLVKVAGE, encoded by the coding sequence TTGAAGATGACGTTTAAAGCAGTAATGGTAGATTTAAAAGATGATCAGGTAGAAGCGAAAGTAACTGATGTGACAGAAGAGCAGCTGCCAAAAGGAGAAGTGCTGATTAGGGTTGCGTATTCCAGTGTGAATTTTAAAGACGGGCTGGCAGGTTTGAAGGATGGTAAGATTGTTCAGTCGTATCCGTTTATTCCGGGAATTGATCTGTCAGGTACAGTTGAATCGTCAGAAGACAGCCGTTTTAAAAAAGGTGATCCTGTCATTGCCACGAGCTATGATATTGGTGTGACGCACTTTGGCGGGTACAGTGAGTATGCGCGTATTCCTGCTGACTGGGTGGTGCCGCTCCCTGAAGGACTTTCTCTGCGTGAGGCCATGATCTTTGGTACGGCAGGATTCACAGCTGCATTATCTGTACATAGACTTGAAAAAGAGGATGTGACACCTGAATCAGGAGATGTGCTTGTGACCGGTGCAACAGGCGGTGTCGGCAGTATGGCTGTTGCGATGCTTGCTGCAAAAGGGTATCAGGTAACAGGGAGCACAGGGAAATCTTCAGAACATGAATATCTGAAATCACTCGGCGCTTCAAATGTGATCTCCCGTGATGAAGTGTATGACGGCGGGAAAATCAGGCCGCTGAATAAAGGAATCTGGGCTGGCGCTGTGGATCCGGTTGGAGGAGACAGTCTGGCGTCTGTCTTAAGTAAAATGAAACAAAACGGCGCGGTTGCAGTGAGCGGATTGACAGGTGGAACAAAGGTGCCTGCTACTGTCCATCCATTTATCCTGCGCGGAGTGAGTCTGCTCGGGGTAGATTCAGCATACTGTGCCATGCCCCTTCGTGAACAGATCTGGAAACGCCTTGGCTCTGATCTGAAGCCTGAGCTGCTTGAGGAAATGGTGGATCGTGAAGTTGAGCTTCAGGATGTGCCTCACGCGATGTCGGAGATTATTGAAAGTAAGATCAGAGGCCGCGTGTTGGTGAAGGTTGCCGGTGAATAG
- a CDS encoding ABC transporter ATP-binding protein, with amino-acid sequence MSMQKLLEVTDLKKHFDLGKNQLLKAVDGISFDVHKGETLGLVGESGCGKSTTGRTVMGLYNRTEGSVTFDGKDVHRMSEKDRFDFLRNMQMIFQDPYASLNPRSTVLEIISEPMEIHGLYKSQKEMKEKVYQLLEDVGLNRDHANRYPHEFSGGQRQRIGIARALALDPDFIVADEPISALDVSVQAQVVNLLKSLQEEKGLTYLFIAHDLSMVKHISDRIGVMYLGRMMELTTSEKLYDEPLHPYTKALMSAIPIPDPDVEESRERILLDGELPSPINPPSGCVFRTRCPVATERCAEAVPEWREVRPGHFAACHYAD; translated from the coding sequence ATGAGCATGCAGAAGCTGCTGGAAGTAACAGACCTGAAAAAACACTTTGATCTCGGAAAAAACCAGCTCCTGAAAGCGGTAGACGGGATCAGCTTTGATGTACATAAAGGGGAAACGCTCGGTCTGGTTGGAGAATCAGGCTGCGGTAAATCCACAACAGGACGCACGGTGATGGGGTTATATAACCGGACAGAAGGATCAGTCACATTTGACGGAAAAGATGTTCACCGTATGTCTGAAAAAGACCGCTTTGATTTCCTGCGCAATATGCAGATGATCTTCCAGGACCCATACGCTTCACTGAACCCGAGGTCAACGGTGCTTGAGATTATCTCAGAGCCGATGGAAATTCACGGGCTTTATAAAAGTCAGAAGGAAATGAAGGAAAAAGTGTATCAGCTGCTTGAGGATGTGGGGCTGAACCGCGACCACGCCAACCGTTATCCGCACGAATTCTCAGGCGGTCAGCGTCAGCGGATCGGGATCGCGCGTGCACTCGCGCTCGACCCTGATTTTATCGTGGCAGATGAGCCGATCTCAGCGCTTGATGTGTCTGTTCAGGCTCAGGTTGTGAATCTGCTGAAATCACTTCAGGAGGAAAAAGGGCTGACGTATTTATTTATCGCCCATGATCTCTCGATGGTGAAGCACATTTCAGACCGTATCGGCGTGATGTACCTTGGCCGTATGATGGAGCTGACGACAAGTGAGAAGTTATATGACGAACCGCTTCATCCTTATACAAAAGCACTCATGTCAGCCATTCCGATTCCGGATCCTGATGTGGAGGAATCACGTGAACGGATACTGCTTGATGGAGAGCTTCCAAGTCCGATCAACCCGCCATCAGGCTGCGTATTCAGAACCCGCTGCCCTGTAGCCACAGAGCGCTGTGCAGAAGCTGTGCCTGAGTGGCGTGAAGTACGCCCGGGTCATTTTGCAGCCTGTCACTACGCAGATTGA
- a CDS encoding threonine/serine exporter family protein, with product MDILINIVTSFIAAAGFGIIFNAPREALWKCGLVGMLGWMAYFLLTFQGIGEVPATVAAAFMIAVISQVFSRVYKAPIIIYIVSGIIPLVPGGTAYNAMRSFVTNDYNMALSFAAKAFMVSGSIAMGIVLSEVISQIMKQSRLKRIG from the coding sequence GTGGATATCTTAATTAATATTGTGACAAGCTTTATTGCTGCAGCAGGATTCGGCATTATCTTTAACGCGCCGAGAGAAGCTTTGTGGAAATGCGGGCTTGTTGGCATGCTCGGGTGGATGGCTTATTTTCTGCTGACGTTTCAGGGAATTGGCGAGGTGCCGGCCACGGTTGCAGCCGCTTTTATGATCGCAGTGATCAGCCAGGTATTCTCCCGTGTCTATAAAGCACCGATTATTATCTATATCGTATCAGGCATTATCCCGCTTGTGCCGGGTGGAACGGCCTATAATGCGATGCGCTCATTTGTCACCAATGACTATAATATGGCGCTATCTTTTGCTGCAAAAGCATTCATGGTGTCAGGCTCGATCGCGATGGGGATTGTGCTGTCTGAGGTGATCAGTCAGATTATGAAGCAGAGCAGGCTGAAGAGAATTGGTTAA
- a CDS encoding DNA-3-methyladenine glycosylase translates to MPLLEQSFYEKNALELAESLLGKLIVKDTPEGRASGIIVETEAYMGAEDRAAHSYGNRRTRRTEIMFGKAGSVYTYQMHTHTLVNVVAAEVDTPQAVLIRAVEPVEGLHLMEKRRPGRKQVEWTNGPGKLTKALGIAMSDYGSHYTVPPLQLFEGWEHGDFEIATGPRIGIDNTGEARHYPWRFFVKGNPYISR, encoded by the coding sequence ATGCCACTGCTTGAACAATCTTTTTATGAAAAAAATGCACTTGAGCTTGCGGAGTCTCTGCTTGGGAAGCTGATTGTGAAGGATACACCTGAGGGCAGGGCGTCAGGTATTATTGTGGAGACAGAAGCATACATGGGTGCTGAAGACCGGGCAGCGCACAGCTATGGAAACCGCCGCACACGCCGGACGGAGATTATGTTCGGAAAGGCAGGTTCTGTGTACACTTATCAGATGCATACGCATACGCTTGTGAATGTTGTAGCGGCTGAAGTGGACACGCCTCAGGCTGTTTTGATCCGGGCGGTTGAGCCGGTTGAAGGCCTTCATTTAATGGAGAAAAGACGCCCCGGCAGAAAGCAGGTAGAGTGGACAAATGGTCCCGGCAAGCTGACGAAGGCACTCGGTATCGCAATGAGTGACTACGGTTCGCACTATACAGTACCGCCGCTGCAGCTTTTTGAAGGATGGGAACACGGTGATTTTGAGATTGCCACAGGTCCAAGAATCGGGATTGATAATACAGGTGAGGCCCGTCATTATCCGTGGCGGTTTTTTGTAAAAGGAAATCCATATATTTCACGTTAA
- a CDS encoding DUF421 domain-containing protein — translation MDLDWIWKAILIIVAGVLLLRISGRKSISQMTIAQTVIMISIGSLLIQPVSGKNIWTTFGVAALLIGTLVFIEYMQIRWDKAETFFSGKSKVVIEDGRIVEENLKGIRLTVDKLEMWLRQNGIDDFNKVQWATIEPSGQLGYVLKPEYQPITKSEFEDLVVKMNLIGQQLNIREADQQPAQPASPLFSEIKYPEQTDPEHLN, via the coding sequence ATGGATTTAGACTGGATTTGGAAAGCCATTCTTATCATTGTAGCCGGCGTCTTACTGTTAAGAATTTCAGGAAGAAAATCCATTTCACAGATGACAATTGCCCAGACTGTGATCATGATTTCCATCGGCAGTTTATTAATTCAGCCCGTTTCAGGTAAAAACATCTGGACCACTTTTGGCGTGGCAGCACTATTAATCGGCACACTGGTCTTCATTGAATACATGCAAATCAGATGGGACAAAGCAGAAACTTTTTTCAGCGGTAAATCTAAAGTAGTGATTGAGGATGGACGGATTGTGGAAGAGAACCTGAAAGGAATCAGGTTAACTGTCGATAAGCTTGAGATGTGGCTCAGGCAAAATGGGATTGATGACTTCAATAAAGTTCAGTGGGCTACGATTGAACCTAGTGGACAGCTGGGTTATGTGCTGAAGCCTGAATATCAGCCGATCACAAAAAGTGAGTTTGAAGATCTGGTGGTAAAAATGAATTTGATCGGCCAACAGCTGAATATCCGTGAAGCTGATCAACAGCCTGCTCAACCAGCTTCACCATTGTTTTCGGAGATCAAATACCCTGAACAGACGGATCCGGAACATTTAAATTAA
- a CDS encoding DUF2512 family protein, with protein sequence MNHGKSMLIKALLLFPVIWIVLTGFNEVTFLDSTSVAVILYVVAYIGDMLVVRNAGNTIGTIGDLILGTLVIWFTLILLGYNNILGEAIAAGVILTAGEYFYHKWLIHNLFEETADPAPNA encoded by the coding sequence ATGAACCATGGAAAATCAATGCTGATCAAAGCACTGCTATTATTTCCGGTGATTTGGATTGTATTGACGGGCTTTAACGAGGTAACATTTCTTGATTCAACCTCTGTTGCAGTTATTTTATATGTAGTGGCTTATATCGGGGATATGCTTGTTGTCAGAAATGCAGGAAATACAATAGGCACAATTGGTGACCTGATTCTCGGCACACTTGTGATCTGGTTTACGCTTATACTTCTTGGTTATAACAACATCCTCGGTGAAGCGATCGCAGCCGGTGTGATCCTGACAGCAGGAGAATACTTCTATCATAAATGGCTGATTCACAACCTGTTTGAAGAAACGGCAGACCCTGCACCAAATGCTTAA
- a CDS encoding C40 family peptidase — protein MRTAQINVTAATLWTEPASPRELDQPALEQPVRIEAWLDGMSAEERKELLDGNKVQSQVLYGDTVTIEEVKDDWAQVVVLSQSSKKHPAGYPGWIPVSQLTEIDADDMDPAEEKAIVTSDFTQLLDENGKTLVSLAFTTILPVTGLEDGLVEVHTPHGQAFLKRDAVTLFNDELEKGTPETILKDGERFLDLLYLWGGMTPFGYDCSGFSYSMMRANGYLIPRDASDQAAAGKEIEKEDVKPGDLIFFAYEEGKGRLHHVAIYHGDGKMIHSPTPGKKIMIQEIAGTFYEKEWCQTRRYWQE, from the coding sequence ATGAGAACGGCACAAATCAATGTAACAGCAGCAACACTCTGGACGGAGCCGGCATCACCACGCGAACTTGATCAGCCTGCGCTTGAACAGCCGGTGAGAATTGAAGCCTGGCTTGATGGTATGTCAGCTGAAGAGCGTAAAGAGCTGCTTGATGGCAATAAAGTTCAGTCACAGGTATTGTACGGGGATACGGTCACGATTGAAGAGGTAAAGGATGACTGGGCACAGGTAGTAGTCCTTTCACAAAGCTCTAAAAAGCACCCTGCAGGCTATCCCGGATGGATTCCAGTGTCACAGCTGACTGAAATCGACGCTGACGATATGGACCCGGCTGAGGAAAAAGCCATTGTTACATCAGACTTTACCCAGCTTTTAGATGAGAATGGTAAAACGCTTGTGAGCCTCGCGTTTACAACTATTCTTCCGGTAACCGGCTTGGAGGACGGTCTGGTTGAGGTGCATACGCCTCATGGACAGGCCTTTTTGAAAAGAGATGCGGTAACGCTTTTCAATGACGAGCTTGAAAAAGGAACACCTGAAACGATTTTAAAAGACGGTGAAAGATTTCTGGACCTGCTGTATTTATGGGGCGGTATGACGCCATTCGGCTATGACTGCTCAGGCTTCAGCTACTCTATGATGAGAGCGAACGGCTACCTGATTCCACGTGATGCATCTGATCAGGCGGCAGCCGGTAAAGAAATTGAGAAGGAAGATGTGAAACCCGGTGACTTAATCTTTTTTGCATATGAAGAAGGCAAAGGACGCCTGCACCACGTCGCCATTTACCACGGTGACGGCAAAATGATTCATTCGCCGACTCCGGGTAAAAAGATCATGATTCAGGAGATCGCAGGTACGTTTTATGAAAAAGAATGGTGCCAGACAAGGCGCTACTGGCAGGAATGA